In Leishmania mexicana MHOM/GT/2001/U1103 complete genome, chromosome 34, one DNA window encodes the following:
- a CDS encoding putative cystathione gamma lyase has protein sequence MSSEQHLVSEFTAGSGSWLPQAQGFDTLQVHAGVRPDPVTGAILTPIYQSTTFVQESIDSYQAKGYSYTRSANPTVAVLEQKLCGLENGNYCTVYNTGMAATTTAISSFMSAGDHAILTNCCYGGTNRACRVFFSRLGMEFTFVDMRDPQNVIDSIKPNTKLVISETPANPTLILIDVAAVSKICKERGIVHMCDNTFATACIMRPLDHGADVTLISTTKYVDGHDMTVGGALVTNSKDLDAKVRLTQNILGNVMSPQVAFLQLQTVKTMSLRVTKQSHNAQKVAEFLEKHPAVDRVVYPGLASHPQKELADRQHCSNLHGGMLWFEVKGGTAAGRRLMDTVPRPWSLCENLGASESIITCPSVMTHANMTSEDRMKVGITDGFVRVSCGIEDVDDLIAALKVAMDALVQ, from the coding sequence ATGTCCTCGGAGCAGCACCTTGTCTCTGAATTCACGGCCGGCTCCGGCTCGTGGCTGCCGCAGGCGCAGGGCTTCGACACCCTGCAGGTCCACGCCGGCGTCCGCCCCGACCCGGTCACGGGTGCCATCCTCACCCCGATCTACCAGTCCACCACGTTCGTGCAGGAGTCGATCGACAGTTACCAGGCGAAGGGCTACTCCTACACTCGCTCTGCCAACCCTACAGTGGCTGTGCTGGAGCAGAAGCTGTGCGGTTTGGAGAACGGCAACTACTGCACGGTGTACAACACCGGCATGGCTGCGACCACCACGGCTATCTCGTCGTTCATGAGCGCTGGAGACCACGCGATCTTGACGAACTGCTGCTACGGTGGCACGAACCGCGCCTGCCGTGTGTTCTTCAGTCGCCTCGGGATGGAGTTCACCTTCGTTGACATGCGCGATCCCCAGAACGTCATCGACTCCATCAAGCCCAACACAAAGTTGGTGATCAGCGAGACGCCCGCGAATCCCACGTTGATACTCATCGACGTCGCTGCGGTGTCGAAGATCTGCAAAGAGAGGGGTATCGTGCATATGTGCGACAACACCTTCGCCACAGCCTGCATCATGCGCCCGCTCGACCACGGCGCTGATGTCACACTGATCAGCACAACCAAGTACGTGGACGGCCACGACATGACCGTGGGCGGGGCCCTCGTCACGAACAGCAAGGACCTGGACGCGAAGGTGCGCCTGACCCAGAACATCCTTGGCAACGTCATGAGCCCTCAGGTGGCctttctgcagctgcagacggTGAAGACAATGTCGCTGCGCGTGACCAAGCAGAGCCACAACGCACAGAAAGTTGCTGAGTTCCTGGAGAAGCACCCCGCTGTGGACCGTGTCGTGTACCCGGGCCTTGCTTCCCACCCGCAGAAGGAGCTGGCCGACCGGCAGCACTGCAGCAACCTGCACGGCGGCATGCTCTGGTTTGAGGTCAAGGGCGGGACTGCCGCTGGTCGTCGCCTGATGGACACCGTGCCGCGTCCGTGGTCCTTGTGCGAGAATCTCGGTGCCTCGGAGAGTATCATCACCTGCCCATCTGTCATGACCCACGCGAACATGACGAGCGAAGACCGCATGAAGGTGGGCATCACGGACGGATTTGTGCGTGTGAGCTGCGGTATCGAGGATGTCGATGACCTCATCGCCGCTCTCAAGGTCGCCATGGATGCCCTCGTCCAGTAA
- a CDS encoding putative replication factor C, subunit 3, whose amino-acid sequence MYAGRQGEEAKAAASHLPWVEKYRPSTLESVVAHEDILSTLRHLMDSGNMPHLLLYGPPGTGKTTTIKACAYYLYGKDRVRANVLEMNASDDRGIDVVRQQTREFASTSSIFSMMGSGSSTGSGGGGPAAKFKLVILDEADQMSYDAQAALRRVIEKYTRNVRFCILCNHINKIIPALQSRCTRFRFAPVKKSAMMPRLRYVAEQEGVKYTTDGLAAAFRLSRGDLRRCLNTMQSSALSANEITEESVYRVTGNPTPADVTAIVSDMLSSDFATSWIKVEEGVLQKGISMADLTREIHPIMMAMDLPQDCKCFLLMKLSDLEYYAAGGARESAGLGGLLGAFQLVKEAVTQRKPIKDVAGECVC is encoded by the coding sequence ATGTACGCTGGCAGACAAGGCGAAGAGGCCAAGGCGGCTGCCAGCCATCTGCCATGGGTGGAGAAGTACCGCCCTAGCACGCTGGAGAGCGTCGTCGCGCACGAGGACATTCTCAGCACGTTGCGGCACCTCATGGATAGCGGTAACATGCCCCACCTCCTGCTCTACGGTCCACCTGGTACCGGTAAGACGACCACCATTAAGGCATGCGCGTATTACCTCTACGGTAAGGATCGAGTGCGCGCGAACGTACTCGAGATGAACGCGTCCGATGACCGTGGCATCGACGTGGTGCGCCAGCAGACTCGCGAGTTCGCTAGCACCTCCTCCATATTTTCGATGATGGGCTCCGGCAGCTCGACTGgaagtggaggcggcggcccgGCGGCAAAGTTTAAGCTTGTGATCCTCGATGAGGCAGACCAGATGTCCTACGATGcccaggcggcgctgcgtcgcgttATCGAGAAGTACACGCGCAACGTGCGCTTCTGCATTCTGTGCAACCACATCAACAAAATCATACCCGCCCTGCAGTCTCGGTGCACTCGCTTCCGCTTCGCGCCGGTGAAGAAGTCGGCGATGATGCCGCGCCTCCGGTacgtggcggagcaggagggtGTCAAGTATACGACCGACGGACTGGCGGCCGCGTTCCGCCTCAGCCGCGGTGATTTGCGCCGGTGCCTCAACACCATGCAGTCTTCAGCGCTCTCTGCAAACGAGATTACGGAGGAGTCGGTTTATCGAGTCACCGGGAACCCGACTCCTGCCGACGTGACAGCGATCGTGTCGGATATGCTCTCCAGCGACTTCGCGACAAGCTGGAtcaaggtggaggagggtgtTTTGCAGAAGGGCATCTCCATGGCGGATCTGACTCGCGAGATTCACCCTATTATGATGGCCATGGACTTACCGCAGGACTGCAAGTGCTTTCTGCTAATGAAGTTATCCGATCTGGAGTACTACGCAGCGGGCGGTGCACGCGAGTCAGCCGGGCTTGGTGGACTGCTGGGGGCCTTTCAGCTCGTCAAAGAGGCCGTGACGCAGCGAAAGCCAATCAAGGATGTGGCTGGGGAGTGCGTTTGCTGA
- a CDS encoding putative 60S ribosomal subunit protein L31 yields the protein MTRAGMKSKVLGKEKKTAIIDARKKAVESRKNRDDKRWKRVLANMDEEKRKKFHGVGNTAKNSRVRGATRASLRKRTGRKPDAVSMEATIHLSKLLKKKTFSKRAPLAIKRIKSFVGRLMKTKDNRIDASLNTYIWHKGVKGVPGRVRVLIQRKSETTEGNKHKHFYTAISNVPVASFKGLTTKMVEQ from the coding sequence ATGACGCGCGCTGGCATGAAGAGCAAGGTGCTCGGCAAGGAGAAGAAGACTGCCATCATCGATGCCCGCAAGAAGGCCGTGGAGAGCCGCAAGAACCGCGATGACAAGCGCTGGAAGCGCGTGCTCGCGAACATggacgaggagaagcgcaagAAGTTCCACGGCGTCGGCAACACGGCGAAGAactcgcgcgtgcgcggtgcgACCCGCGCGTCCCTGCGCAAGCGCACTGGCCGCAAGCCGGACGCTGTGAGCATGGAGGCGACGATCCACCTGTcgaagctgctgaagaagAAGACCTTCTCGAAGCGCGCCCCGCTGGCGATCAAGCGCATCAAGTCGTTTGTGGGTCGTCTGATGAAGACGAAGGACAACCGCATTGATGCGTCGCTGAACACGTACATCTGGCACAAGGGCGTGAAGGGCGTCCCTggccgcgtgcgcgtgctgaTCCAGCGCAAGTCGGAGACGACGGAGGGCAACAAGCACAAGCACTTCTACACGGCCATCTCCAACGTGCCGGTTGCGTCCTTCAAGGGCCTGACCACGAAGATGGTGGAGCAGTAA
- a CDS encoding putative 60S ribosomal subunit protein L31, with translation MTRAGMKSKVLGKEKKTAIIDARKKAVESRKNRDDKRWKRVLANMDEEKRKKFHGVGNTAKNSRVRGATRASLRKRTGRKPDAVSMEATIHLSKLLKKKTFSKRAPLAIKRIKSFVGRLMKTKDNRIDASLNTYIWHKGVKGVPGRVRVLIQRKSETTEGNKHKHFYTAISNVPVASFKGLTTKMVEQ, from the coding sequence ATGACACGCGCTGGCATGAAGAGCAAGGTGCTCGGCAAGGAGAAGAAGACTGCCATCATCGATGCCCGCAAGAAGGCCGTGGAGAGCCGCAAGAACCGCGATGACAAGCGCTGGAAGCGCGTGCTCGCGAACATggacgaggagaagcgcaagAAGTTCCACGGCGTCGGCAACACGGCGAAGAactcgcgcgtgcgcggtgcgACCCGCGCGTCCCTGCGCAAGCGCACTGGCCGCAAGCCGGACGCTGTGAGCATGGAGGCGACGATCCACCTGTcgaagctgctgaagaagAAGACCTTCTCGAAGCGCGCCCCGCTGGCGATCAAGCGCATCAAGTCGTTTGTGGGTCGTCTGATGAAGACGAAGGACAACCGCATTGATGCGTCGCTGAACACGTACATCTGGCACAAGGGCGTGAAGGGCGTCCCTggccgcgtgcgcgtgctgaTCCAGCGCAAGTCGGAGACGACGGAGGGCAACAAGCACAAGCACTTCTACACGGCCATCTCCAACGTGCCGGTTGCGTCCTTCAAGGGCCTGACCACGAAGATGGTGGAGCAGTAA